The DNA window TGTCCTTCTTAACCGTCACATCATCTGCATACTCTTGTCGCAAGCTGCCCTAGCACCGCGTGGAAGACATCTGAATGATACAGACACGTGCATAAGATTCCAATTGCGGAGCCCCGGAAGGCAGGTCTCACCTTGGAACAGCCAGGGGTAAAGGCCCCAGGGACTCCAAACAGCACTCCCTTCTTGCCCTTGAACAGCTCTGCCAGGTTCACCTTGTTCCCAGGCTCCCCTTCGAAAACCACCACCGAAGGGATGGCATCTCCCACCTAGAGGGAACGATTTGGGAAGGAGTTAGTTGGTTACTTGGTAAGTTACTGGGTAAGATTGACTAGATAAGGAGGGAAGCAGTTGGAGAATGAGGGGGTGGGTAAGGGAGGCCAAGGGACAGGCGGTAAACCAGACCTGGAAATTGCTCCTGGTGCAGCAGAGTTGCTAAGAGTCGGAATGTTCCAACCTGTCGAAGCTTCCAGAGGTCCCTCCCTGCTACCCTCCCCTCTCCCGCCACTACCGGTTACTCCACAGCCTCCAGGTTTCAAGCTGGCCCTCTTCCTTTTGCCAGCCTGTTGGTGAcaacagaaaaagggagaggtgGCCTCTCTGGGTGTTGCAAGGGATTGAGTAAACAACCCAGTCTTCTGACCAGAAAGAAGTGGGATaaatgggcaggggaggaggggcaggggctccaCTTGGGGGTGAGGAGACCTGGCAACTGGGAGGGAGACGACCCCTGCCAGGACTGAGCACCCAGCtctcaggaagagaaaaagggagggtgGCGGAAGGTAGGAAAGTTTCGgtggggactggggggggggggggggggggggggggggggggggggggggggggggggggggggggggggggggggggggggggggggggggggggggggggggggggggggggtgttgggaggggagtataaaatgaaaggaatctCCCCAGgagccagagtggctcagtctgttatgcGTGGGACTCTTTttgttgttaacatttatttattattgagaaacagagagagaccgaacatgagtatgggaggggcagagagatggggagacacagcatcggaagcaggctccaggctctgagccgccagcacaaagcctgatggggggctcgaagccaggagcggtgagatcatgacctgagccaaagtcagacgttcaaccgactgagccacccaggcgcctctaagcgtgagactcttgatttcggctcaggtcatgatctcagggtttgtgagtttgagccctgactgGGGCATTGCGCTGAaagcggggagcctgcttagggattcgctctctcttaaaaataaataaacgttttttaaaaaaggaatctctCAAAAGGGATGGATCAGTCTACCTGGGAGTGTGTGAGGGCCTCACGGAGCCAGAGGTGGCAAGCAAAAGAAGGGTAGATCAGGGGTTGGGAGTAAGATtcagcaggaggaagaggaggtctCAGAAGAGTGTGGGAGGGGAAAGGCGGGGTGCAAGGAGCAGGGGATGGTTCCAGATGAGGGGGTGAAAGACTCTCGGCAGAAGGCCAGGAATTAGCCACGGGAGAAGTGGAATGGAAGAGGCACAATAATGGCTTTCAGAGAAAACACTCGTTTCAAACGATGTGGTGAAGAACGATGCTCAGCAATATAACAAAAACGTACAAGAGGGTATGGAGGGGGTTGGGGACATGGATGGCGGTTGAAAGGGGGCCCTGGGCAAAGAGACGGTTCCAGAAGGCGCAGGAGGCCATGGTAGTCAATCGCTTGAAAATGGTGGAGACCCATCACGGAGTGTCGCAGGGAGGCAGTGAAAAGGGGACGAGGTGGGGGGGAAATGGGGCACGCACGGGGTCTCGCTGAGAGGATGAGGGAGAACTGCGGGAAGAGAGTCCAGCGCGGCAGGCAGCGATCCGGAGGGCGGGAAAGAGGGTGATTCTCCTCCTGACCAGCGGGACGGAGATCACTGGGAAGACGGGCGGGAGGGGAGGTCAGGCAGAGCCCGGCCAGCGGTCACCTTGATTGGGGCCATAGCTGAGGCGGCGCTTCTGAAACCGGAGGCCCCTCCAAGCGTCCACTCCCCTCCTCGTTGCCGGTACCCTTCTGCTCTCGCCCTTGCCGATGCAGCGGACCCGACGGCAGTCGCGCGGACGAGAGCCGAGCCCGACCTGCCACCTAGAAGATGCAGCCCAGCCAAGTGCATGCTCACAGCAGCGGCCACAGCCGCCCCGCCCCCTAGTCCAAGCCGCCACAGGAGGCGGGGCCTGGCGCTAGGTGCTCCCGCGGGACCCCGCGAGAGGCGGAGCCTCGGCTTCGCCCGCCCCCAGCGAGGCTCCTCCACTGCGCAGGCGTAGCGGCCTGTGCAGGGGCGGAGCTTCTAGGACTCTCGGCTTATTTACATTTGGGGCTGGACCACCGGCGCAGGAGTAAATGGGCGGAGATTCCGGCAGTTGCGCAACTTATTTGCATACAAGGGTGGGCGTGCCGCTGTTTTGACGGATTCCTGCAGTGTTTCTTTTCCGTAACCGGAATTGAGGGGAGGGAGACGGGGTCAGTCGCCAGCGTAGGAGAAAAACGTGTTTATTTTGCATTCAACGAAGGCCCCTGCATTGCGGGTGTTTTACATGTGATTTGCACGATGCATGATTTATAGCGAATGGAAACCACTGGGCCTGCGCCGTAGCCATCTCCTGCCGAGACGCTTCCGGTAGGAGCGCGTGATTTGAGCAAGCTTTTACGAACGCCTCGTCGGCTACCACAAGTTCCAGCACGTCCGTCACTTCCGCTCCTCCAAGCCGTCCAATAGAACAGAGACTGGAGAGGCCCCGGAAGTGACACTACGGAGTTTCTAAGTTCTTCCGGCTCCGGCCTGGGGAGAGCCCGATTTGGCGACATGAAGCTGCTCACTCACAATCTGCTGAGCTCGCATGTGCGGGGGGTGGGACCCCGTGGCTTCCCTCTGCGCCTCCAGGTATCGACCGGGGTCAGTCTCGCGCCCGCCTCCTGGGGGGCCAGGCTCCGGTCCCCGCCTAACAAAACTCCGCCCCGCAGGCCACCGA is part of the Suricata suricatta isolate VVHF042 chromosome 11, meerkat_22Aug2017_6uvM2_HiC, whole genome shotgun sequence genome and encodes:
- the PRDX5 gene encoding peroxiredoxin-5, mitochondrial; this encodes MSPNRALPRPEPEELRNSKLRPCTGRYACAVEEPRWGRAKPRLRLSRGPAGAPSARPRLLWRLGLGGGAAVAAAVSMHLAGLHLLGGRSGSALVRATAVGSAASARARAEGYRQRGGEWTLGGASGFRSAASAMAPIKVGDAIPSVVVFEGEPGNKVNLAELFKGKKGVLFGVPGAFTPGCSKTHLPGFVEQAEALKAKGVQVIACLSVNDVFVTAEWGRAHNSGGKVRLLADPTGAFGKETDLLLDDSLVSLFGNRRLKRFSMVVEDGIVRSLNVEPDGTGLTCSLAPNIISQL